The following is a genomic window from Candidatus Methylomirabilota bacterium.
CGTCGCCCGCGACGATCCGATGGGCCAGTCCCTCCGCGATCGCGGTCTTGCCCATGCCGGGCTCGCCGATGAGGGCGGGGTTGTTCTTCGTCTTCCGGCCCAGGATCTGGATGACGCGCTCGATCTCCTTCTCGCGCCCGATGACCGGGTCGAGCTTCCCGGAGCGGGCGGCCTCGGTCAGGTTGATCCCCAGCTGGTCGAGGGTCGGCGTCTTGGAGGGTCGCTTCGTCTCCTGCGCCGGCGACACGCTGGTGCTCTGGCTGAGGACGTGGATGACCTGGTGGCGCACCTTGTCCAGGTTGACGCCCAGGCTCTCGAGCACGCCGGCCGCGATCCCCTCGCCCTCGCGGACGAGACCCAGCAGCAGGTGCTCCGTGCCGATGTAGTTGTGGCCGAGGCGACGCGCCTCGTCGATGGCCAGCTCGATCACGCGCTTGGCGCGCGGGGTGAGGCCGACCTCACCGACCACCGGGCGGTCACCCCGACCGATGATGAACTCGACCGCGGTTCGGACCTTGGAGAGCTC
Proteins encoded in this region:
- a CDS encoding Clp protease N-terminal domain-containing protein — its product is MDRFDKFTDRARKVLTLAQDEAQRFNHNYIGTEHLLLGLVREGEGVAARVLENMNVELSKVRTAVEFIIGRGDRPVVGEVGLTPRAKRVIELAIDEARRLGHNYIGTEHLLLGLVREGEGIAAGVLESLGVNLDKVRHQVIHVLSQSTSVSPAQETKRPSKTPTLDQLGINLTEAARSGKLDPVIGREKEIERVIQILGRKTKNNPALIGEPGMGKTAIAEGLAHRIVAGD